A window of the Nitrosopumilus ureiphilus genome harbors these coding sequences:
- a CDS encoding response regulator — MGDGVKILIADDASFMRTVLKDILKSNGLATDIIEAPDGVEAVRQYIQHKPDLVTMDVNMPKADGIQALKGIMKVNPNARVIMVTSVEQKHIVQDAMKSGARDYIIKPFDRGNVGLVLNKALRTK; from the coding sequence ATGGGTGATGGTGTAAAAATCTTAATTGCAGATGATGCATCTTTTATGAGAACAGTTCTCAAAGATATTTTAAAATCAAATGGACTTGCAACAGATATTATTGAAGCACCTGATGGAGTAGAGGCTGTACGACAATATATTCAGCATAAACCCGATTTAGTAACCATGGATGTCAATATGCCAAAGGCTGATGGAATTCAAGCTCTAAAGGGAATTATGAAGGTAAATCCAAACGCTCGTGTAATAATGGTTACATCTGTTGAACAAAAACATATTGTTCAAGATGCCATGAAATCTGGTGCAAGAGATTACATAATAAAGCCATTTGATAGAGGAAATGTGGGATTAGTATTGAATAAAGCACTAAGGACAAAATAG
- a CDS encoding chemotaxis protein CheC — MNLQETEIQKLTGTFNDFITEKTCNALSTLLGEPIRHKLTMLENDVYSTETVCLPSDEIKMCSVRLNGKGDLHIELLYTTKLAHAVKIASKLLGTEVYEIDEMGTSALQEVANILTGSFFNALSENTGFRVDLSTPSFKEGELQDLLLEPACDVITPSNDAVITDSLLCGKNTGIEIHMLIIQHPEHARKLISPEAGNSKKIRYEDSSNTNLLGGENFAIDDLLANFDSKAKPSEENSEIECLLNGVSSQNEESNSEIDSLLKKFTEDNR; from the coding sequence ATGAACTTACAAGAAACTGAAATTCAAAAATTAACAGGAACCTTCAATGATTTTATTACAGAAAAAACCTGCAATGCTTTGTCTACTCTACTTGGTGAACCAATTCGACATAAATTGACTATGCTTGAAAACGATGTATATTCTACTGAAACAGTATGTTTGCCCTCTGATGAAATTAAAATGTGCTCTGTTCGATTAAATGGAAAAGGTGATCTTCACATTGAATTACTGTACACTACGAAATTAGCACATGCAGTAAAGATTGCATCAAAATTGCTTGGAACGGAGGTATATGAAATTGATGAAATGGGTACATCAGCATTACAAGAAGTTGCCAACATCTTGACTGGTTCTTTCTTTAATGCCCTTTCTGAAAACACTGGATTCCGTGTTGATCTTTCCACCCCTTCGTTTAAGGAAGGAGAGTTACAAGATTTGCTGTTAGAACCTGCATGTGATGTTATAACTCCTTCAAATGATGCAGTTATCACTGATTCTCTACTCTGTGGAAAAAACACAGGAATTGAAATTCATATGTTAATTATCCAACATCCTGAACATGCAAGAAAACTAATTTCTCCTGAAGCAGGAAACTCCAAAAAAATAAGATATGAGGACTCTTCAAATACCAATTTGTTAGGTGGAGAAAATTTTGCAATTGATGATTTATTGGCAAATTTTGATTCAAAGGCAAAACCATCTGAAGAAAACTCTGAAATTGAATGCCTATTAAATGGAGTTTCATCTCAAAATGAAGAAAGCAACTCTGAAATTGATTCTCTTCTAAAAAAATTTACAGAGGATAATCGATGA
- a CDS encoding chemotaxis protein CheA — protein MSDNNYREMYVSEALEHVEIINQTLLQLEEKPDDRPYLDQIFRSAHTIKGMASTMGYDDTRELCKNIENIFDTLRNGEEKLTHHLTSALFACVDLLQQMISDEKLKVDLTPYLKKLENPEEEIDNIPIRESFVTTTSPTIRVKMSDLDSLVNLVGELLISKMRLEQTIQNENHEESKQVLMEVDRLITDLQYQSMQVRLVPINQVFSRFSRTVRDTSQKLEKKINLNMNGSGIELDRSVLDSITDPLLHILRNCVDHGIEFPDERLKSGKSETGNITLTAARKGENVLISIIDDGKGIDAERVKEKAVEKGIITQDEANRIPHQEAIQLIGAPGLSTAKEVTDVSGRGVGMDVVISQVESVGGSVKILSEKGNGTTMVLSLPLSLSIIRGLLIVVSEQRFVLPLSSIMTTLQIKPEKIFPIHGTEVIKLRDKIIPLIRLNKLLDIESKKIDDSKSTTVIIIENDGKNYGLVVDEFERNQDIVIKKLDKSESSNLFSNATILPDGKVALVIDPSLLIH, from the coding sequence TTGTCAGATAATAATTACCGTGAGATGTATGTGTCTGAGGCACTTGAACATGTTGAAATAATAAATCAGACACTTTTGCAACTTGAAGAAAAGCCCGATGATAGACCCTATCTTGATCAAATATTTCGTTCAGCTCACACCATCAAAGGCATGGCATCAACGATGGGGTATGATGATACAAGAGAATTGTGCAAAAATATTGAAAACATATTTGATACTCTTAGAAATGGTGAAGAAAAACTAACCCATCATCTAACTAGTGCACTTTTTGCATGTGTTGATCTTTTACAACAAATGATCTCTGATGAAAAATTAAAAGTTGATTTGACGCCATACTTGAAAAAACTGGAAAATCCTGAAGAAGAAATTGATAATATTCCTATACGTGAATCCTTTGTTACAACTACCTCCCCTACAATCAGAGTTAAAATGTCCGATCTTGATTCTCTGGTAAATCTAGTTGGTGAATTATTGATATCTAAAATGAGATTAGAACAAACAATTCAAAACGAAAACCATGAAGAATCAAAACAAGTCTTGATGGAAGTAGATCGTCTGATAACTGATTTGCAATATCAGTCTATGCAGGTACGTCTGGTTCCAATAAATCAAGTTTTCAGCAGATTTAGTAGAACCGTACGTGATACATCTCAAAAACTTGAAAAGAAAATTAATTTGAATATGAATGGTTCTGGAATTGAACTTGATAGGAGTGTCTTGGATTCTATTACTGATCCACTTTTGCATATTCTTAGAAACTGTGTAGATCATGGAATTGAATTCCCTGATGAACGATTAAAATCTGGAAAATCTGAAACAGGAAATATTACACTCACTGCTGCTAGAAAGGGCGAAAATGTTCTTATCTCTATAATTGACGATGGTAAGGGAATTGATGCAGAGAGGGTTAAAGAAAAGGCTGTAGAAAAAGGAATCATCACTCAAGATGAAGCAAACAGAATACCTCATCAAGAAGCAATTCAGTTGATTGGTGCCCCTGGCTTATCTACTGCAAAAGAAGTAACTGATGTTTCAGGTCGAGGAGTAGGGATGGATGTGGTGATCTCTCAGGTGGAATCAGTTGGTGGTTCTGTCAAGATTTTAAGTGAAAAAGGAAATGGTACAACTATGGTGTTGTCTTTACCTTTGAGTCTTTCAATAATTAGAGGTCTGTTAATAGTAGTCTCTGAACAACGATTTGTGCTCCCTCTATCAAGTATAATGACTACTCTCCAAATAAAACCTGAAAAAATATTTCCAATACATGGAACTGAAGTGATTAAACTAAGAGACAAAATCATTCCATTAATTCGACTCAATAAATTATTGGATATAGAAAGTAAGAAAATTGATGATTCTAAATCCACTACTGTTATAATTATTGAAAATGATGGTAAAAATTATGGATTGGTAGTTGATGAATTTGAGAGAAATCAAGACATTGTGATTAAAAAGTTAGATAAAAGCGAATCTTCGAATTTATTTTCAAACGCAACAATACTTCCTGATGGGAAAGTTGCATTGGTAATAGATCCCTCGTTGCTAATTCATTAG
- a CDS encoding chemotaxis protein CheC encodes MQVSQLSQSDLQKLDKVISAFINKKMVPSLSALTNDEVKFLSIKTSELGLDEISTIVPQTEFQENDVGVYITCEGDMKLGILFHLPLGDAKKLASMLLGSEANSDLSLEGKSSLAEIGNILAASLFNAINEKTGCKIMSSVPGLAIDTAEVLLESPIIETAVSNTFIHIYGELHCTGSQLIISASIFQDPVEAKKIIGLN; translated from the coding sequence TTGCAAGTCAGTCAACTATCTCAAAGTGATTTACAAAAATTAGATAAAGTCATTAGTGCATTTATCAATAAAAAAATGGTTCCCTCTTTATCTGCGCTAACCAATGATGAAGTAAAGTTTTTGTCAATCAAAACTAGCGAACTGGGTTTAGATGAAATATCTACGATTGTTCCGCAAACAGAATTTCAAGAAAATGATGTTGGAGTATATATTACATGTGAGGGTGATATGAAGCTTGGAATTTTATTTCACTTGCCGTTAGGGGATGCAAAAAAATTGGCATCTATGTTACTTGGTTCTGAAGCAAACTCTGATCTGTCCTTAGAAGGAAAATCATCTTTAGCTGAAATTGGAAATATTCTGGCTGCATCTTTATTCAACGCAATTAATGAAAAGACAGGGTGTAAAATAATGTCATCTGTACCTGGATTGGCAATTGATACTGCTGAAGTCCTGTTAGAATCTCCTATTATTGAAACTGCCGTTTCAAATACGTTTATCCATATCTATGGAGAATTACATTGTACAGGTTCTCAACTAATAATCTCTGCTTCCATATTCCAAGATCCTGTTGAGGCAAAAAAAATCATAGGTTTGAATTAA
- a CDS encoding chemotaxis protein CheD, producing MMFANNLVETTKEISVPMAGLEIVSGDSILRTFVGSCVAVCIYDKEKKIGGMAHIMLPKNNTGNSTKGTKQEGKFADEAIDVIIEKLKNISPSLKLQAKIAGGAKIFAHESETGTLNIGNKNIIEVRLILQEKKIPLISQSVGAKNGRWVTFHCDTQKVIVKENNGEKII from the coding sequence ATGATGTTTGCAAACAATTTAGTAGAAACTACAAAAGAAATCTCTGTTCCTATGGCTGGGCTTGAAATTGTAAGTGGAGATTCTATTTTACGAACTTTTGTTGGCTCTTGTGTTGCTGTGTGTATATATGATAAGGAAAAAAAAATCGGAGGAATGGCACATATTATGTTACCCAAAAACAATACTGGGAATTCAACAAAAGGTACAAAGCAAGAAGGAAAATTTGCAGATGAGGCAATTGATGTGATCATTGAAAAACTCAAAAACATTTCTCCATCTCTCAAATTACAAGCAAAAATTGCAGGTGGGGCAAAAATATTTGCTCACGAAAGTGAAACTGGAACACTAAATATTGGAAATAAAAACATCATTGAAGTCCGTTTAATTTTACAAGAAAAAAAGATACCTCTGATTTCTCAATCAGTTGGAGCAAAAAATGGCAGATGGGTGACATTTCACTGTGATACCCAAAAAGTAATTGTAAAAGAAAATAATGGTGAAAAAATAATTTGA
- a CDS encoding CheR family methyltransferase produces MEPKIIHKLDPVISEVKKKTGINIDNFKPTFLERRILFRMRTVGILDYDEYVKLLSTSFDEAKSLYTAFSINVTKFFRDPHVWEKLENDIIPNFLKTTRFSPIRAWSCGSASGEEPHSISILLNDSLKETRIGYQVYATDISADAITHAKKGIYRNENLINVHPERLNTHFEKTSEGHYQVSSVIRNRIEYERLDMLKTTGKLFDIIFCRNVLIYYDKDAHEQIFKKFADVLKKDGILVLGQDESMIGTKGCNYFELPCPKERIYQKKSQ; encoded by the coding sequence ATGGAGCCAAAAATAATTCATAAACTAGACCCTGTGATTTCTGAGGTAAAGAAAAAAACTGGAATAAACATTGATAATTTCAAACCTACATTTTTAGAAAGACGAATACTCTTCAGAATGAGAACCGTTGGAATTTTAGATTATGATGAATATGTAAAACTACTTTCAACTAGTTTTGATGAAGCAAAATCTCTTTACACGGCTTTTTCAATTAATGTGACAAAATTTTTTAGAGATCCTCATGTTTGGGAGAAATTAGAAAACGACATTATTCCAAATTTTCTCAAAACGACTAGATTCTCTCCAATCCGTGCCTGGAGCTGCGGTAGTGCATCTGGAGAAGAACCACACAGCATCTCGATTTTGTTAAATGATTCTCTAAAAGAAACTAGAATTGGTTATCAAGTTTATGCAACTGATATTAGTGCTGATGCCATCACTCATGCCAAAAAAGGAATTTATCGAAATGAAAATTTGATTAATGTCCATCCTGAAAGGCTAAACACTCACTTTGAAAAAACATCTGAAGGCCACTATCAGGTAAGCTCTGTGATACGTAATAGAATTGAATACGAAAGATTAGACATGCTAAAAACCACTGGAAAATTATTTGATATTATTTTCTGCAGAAATGTTTTGATCTATTATGACAAGGATGCTCATGAACAAATTTTCAAAAAGTTTGCAGACGTGCTAAAAAAAGATGGCATTTTGGTTCTTGGCCAAGATGAATCAATGATTGGAACAAAGGGATGTAATTACTTTGAATTACCCTGTCCTAAAGAAAGAATCTATCAAAAAAAATCTCAATAA